A genomic window from Pseudovibrio sp. Tun.PSC04-5.I4 includes:
- the istB gene encoding IS21-like element helper ATPase IstB has protein sequence MSSLSKRIQSSLVGLKMPRALEVLDHTLSQLEQGELTALEALDSLLNEEYSTREGRRIGVALTTARLTPIKTLESFDFTFQPSLDRDRIMALAELEFITRNEVVHFLGPPGTGKSHLATALGVAAVKAGKRVYRIALAHLIEALAKAEKEGRLTEKLRFFARTSLLIVDEIGYLPITNGGANLFFQLVNAKYEKGSMILTSNRGFAEWGEIFGDRVIATALLDRLLHHAVVIQIEGASYRLRSHADLMPEHVRANASIAPPPPPKRRGRPPKKES, from the coding sequence ATGAGTTCGCTCAGTAAACGCATTCAGTCTTCACTGGTAGGCTTAAAAATGCCGCGGGCTTTAGAGGTGCTCGACCACACGCTGAGCCAATTGGAACAAGGGGAACTCACGGCACTGGAGGCCCTGGATTCTCTGCTCAATGAAGAATATTCAACACGCGAGGGCCGCCGTATCGGCGTCGCCCTGACGACAGCGCGGCTTACTCCGATAAAAACACTGGAAAGCTTCGACTTTACCTTCCAGCCCTCGCTGGACAGGGATCGCATCATGGCTCTAGCCGAACTGGAGTTCATCACTCGCAATGAAGTGGTACACTTTCTCGGTCCACCTGGTACAGGAAAGAGCCATCTGGCAACTGCTCTTGGGGTTGCAGCCGTTAAAGCGGGTAAACGGGTGTATCGCATTGCTTTAGCTCACCTCATCGAAGCCTTGGCAAAAGCTGAAAAAGAAGGGCGGTTGACTGAGAAACTACGCTTCTTTGCACGAACTTCACTGCTAATCGTCGATGAAATCGGTTATCTGCCAATTACCAATGGGGGAGCAAACTTGTTCTTCCAGCTCGTCAATGCCAAATATGAAAAGGGATCCATGATCCTCACCTCAAACCGTGGCTTTGCGGAATGGGGGGAGATCTTTGGTGATCGCGTTATTGCCACAGCCCTTCTCGATCGGCTTTTGCATCATGCCGTCGTCATCCAGATCGAAGGTGCTAGTTATCGGTTGCGCAGCCATGCGGACCTCATGCCAGAGCACGTACGGGCTAACGCTTCAATAGCTCCACCTCCACCACCAAAACGACGCGGCAGGCCACCCAAAAAGGAGAGTTAG
- a CDS encoding plasmid pRiA4b ORF-3 family protein produces MASLGEIIQLKIRLLGISPMIWRRILVSSSTTLHELHGILQVVMGWDGIHLFQFDIRAVDYGSWELHMARPDNSLCDFGFRRNDRFFYIYDMGSYWRHEVRVESLLDTDPKKFYPICTGGTGACPPEDCGGASGFLVRRDEANGYDAWRNVSTTLRQWHLDFKLDFLSLTLVD; encoded by the coding sequence ATGGCTTCACTCGGGGAAATTATCCAGCTCAAAATCCGCCTTTTAGGGATCAGCCCGATGATCTGGCGCCGGATCCTTGTTTCATCATCGACCACCCTGCACGAGTTGCACGGGATTTTACAGGTGGTGATGGGGTGGGATGGCATTCATCTGTTTCAGTTTGATATTCGGGCCGTCGACTATGGTTCTTGGGAACTACATATGGCGCGCCCGGATAATTCGCTGTGCGACTTCGGATTTCGCCGGAATGACCGGTTTTTCTACATCTACGATATGGGAAGTTACTGGCGACACGAAGTCCGTGTTGAAAGCTTATTGGATACTGATCCCAAGAAGTTCTATCCAATTTGCACCGGTGGAACAGGCGCTTGCCCACCGGAGGATTGTGGAGGAGCGAGCGGGTTTCTAGTGCGCCGGGATGAGGCCAATGGCTATGACGCGTGGCGGAACGTGTCAACGACTTTGAGACAGTGGCATTTGGACTTTAAGCTTGATTTTCTTTCTCTGACTTTGGTGGATTGA
- a CDS encoding IS3 family transposase (programmed frameshift), producing MVMPSQTPLSADTGPDDIVPTPPPARMVAAPVQPTAELTAIPKRRSFTAKYKLRILDETDQAADTGGVTAILRREGLYSSALTDWRRARAAGSLGALQPRHRGPQKAPANPLQAELAKANREVTALRRRLDQAEAILAIQKKVGDIVGRDGADARAQRQVMMAVAIALPSGSGLTSAVCSALSLSRASVLRHRATLAAPPRAVKPRPPSARALPENERTRVLDHLRGPRFADQTPTEVFATLLDEGTYLCSIRTMYRILAAQGEVIERRRQRTHPVYQKPELLAEAPNQVWSWDITKLMGPVKWSYFYLYVILDIFSRRVVGWRIEQAESASQFKELFMDAMEKHAVQRDQLTLHADRGGPMKAKTTALMLVDLGVLKSHSRPHTSNDNPFSEAHFKTLKYQPEFPKKFEAIEQARHFCRRFFAWYNEQHHHAGIGLMTPDQVHFGQAEAVYAARQATLEAAFISTPERFVLKQPKPPQIPTAVWINPPKSEKENQA from the exons ATGGTTATGCCTTCACAGACACCGCTTTCAGCCGATACTGGGCCTGATGATATTGTGCCCACGCCACCGCCAGCCCGCATGGTGGCAGCGCCAGTGCAGCCTACAGCCGAGCTGACTGCGATCCCTAAACGCAGGAGTTTCACAGCCAAATACAAACTACGCATTCTGGATGAGACGGACCAAGCAGCAGACACAGGTGGTGTTACAGCCATACTACGGCGCGAAGGGCTTTATTCTTCTGCGCTAACGGATTGGCGTCGGGCGCGCGCTGCAGGCTCATTGGGAGCATTGCAGCCGCGTCACCGTGGCCCACAAAAAGCACCCGCCAACCCATTACAGGCCGAACTGGCCAAGGCTAACCGTGAAGTTACAGCACTACGGCGGCGTCTGGACCAGGCGGAAGCCATCCTTGCAATCCAAAAAAAAGTGG GCGACATTGTTGGACGAGATGGAGCAGACGCCAGAGCGCAGCGGCAAGTCATGATGGCCGTCGCGATTGCTCTGCCCTCAGGCAGCGGCCTGACCTCCGCTGTTTGCTCCGCGCTCTCGTTGTCGCGGGCAAGCGTTCTTCGCCATCGCGCTACATTGGCTGCTCCGCCACGCGCGGTAAAGCCACGCCCCCCTTCAGCGCGTGCCTTGCCGGAAAATGAACGGACTCGGGTACTAGATCATCTGCGTGGGCCCAGGTTTGCCGACCAGACCCCCACCGAGGTATTCGCCACTTTACTGGATGAAGGCACCTACTTGTGTTCGATCCGCACGATGTATCGGATATTGGCCGCTCAGGGCGAAGTCATTGAGCGTCGCCGTCAGCGCACGCACCCTGTCTATCAAAAGCCGGAACTTCTAGCCGAAGCTCCCAATCAGGTCTGGTCTTGGGATATTACCAAGCTGATGGGCCCAGTGAAATGGTCTTACTTCTATCTCTATGTCATCTTGGACATCTTCAGCCGCCGTGTTGTTGGCTGGCGCATTGAGCAGGCCGAAAGCGCCAGCCAGTTCAAGGAACTGTTCATGGATGCAATGGAAAAGCATGCTGTGCAACGCGATCAACTGACATTACATGCCGATCGTGGCGGGCCAATGAAGGCAAAGACAACTGCCCTGATGCTGGTGGATCTTGGTGTGCTTAAATCCCACAGCCGACCCCATACCTCAAACGACAACCCGTTCTCAGAGGCCCACTTCAAGACGCTAAAATATCAGCCCGAATTTCCCAAGAAGTTTGAAGCCATCGAGCAAGCCCGCCACTTTTGTCGCAGATTCTTTGCATGGTACAACGAGCAACACCATCATGCAGGCATCGGACTCATGACCCCTGATCAGGTTCACTTTGGACAGGCCGAGGCAGTCTATGCCGCACGCCAAGCAACCCTCGAGGCTGCGTTCATCAGTACACCCGAGCGCTTCGTACTAAAACAGCCAAAACCACCTCAAATCCCGACGGCCGTCTGGATCAATCCACCAAAGTCAGAGAAAGAAAATCAAGCTTAA
- the istA gene encoding IS21 family transposase yields MVNLGKIVMIHNLKQQGLSVSAIARKAGLDRKTVSKYLHQGLEAPVYGPRQRDGRVLEEYKGYLLERLERFPGLSARRLLRELKTLGFKGGYSTVTEYLRLIRPAPPHAFERRFETAPGQQAQVDFAEFQVEFTSEPDVVRKVFLFSMVLSNSRFLWGRYCANQKLETVLRCHIAAFEVFGGATLEVLYDRMKTAVLGEEPDGTVLFNPALVALLDHYGAQPDACQPYRAKTKGKVERPFRYIRQDFFLGRTFRDLDDLNAQFTRWCKEIANARVHATTNRVVGEVFGEEQPALIPLPAHPYDAVLLVERRVTRDGMVSVGGNLYSVPDTVKKRMVEVQHHPQEVRIYENGQLIATHPVMEGKNQRRVDPCHRKAPPRATQRRRLAAEPTKHSGVNQRPLEFYEAVGQRLASTGGKP; encoded by the coding sequence GTGGTCAATCTAGGGAAGATCGTAATGATCCATAATTTGAAGCAGCAGGGACTGTCTGTAAGTGCCATAGCGCGCAAAGCCGGGCTGGATAGAAAGACGGTCAGCAAATACTTACACCAAGGCCTTGAAGCTCCTGTCTACGGCCCCCGCCAGCGTGACGGGCGTGTACTGGAGGAATACAAAGGCTATTTACTTGAGCGACTGGAGCGGTTTCCCGGTCTATCTGCCCGGCGCTTGCTTCGTGAGCTGAAGACACTGGGGTTTAAGGGCGGTTACTCCACTGTAACGGAATATCTTCGCCTGATCCGTCCAGCTCCTCCGCATGCATTTGAACGGCGCTTTGAGACAGCACCAGGCCAGCAGGCACAGGTAGATTTTGCTGAGTTTCAGGTGGAGTTCACCAGTGAACCAGATGTGGTGCGAAAAGTCTTTTTGTTTTCAATGGTGCTGAGTAATTCACGGTTTTTGTGGGGGCGCTATTGTGCCAATCAAAAACTAGAGACAGTCCTGCGTTGTCATATCGCGGCCTTTGAGGTCTTCGGCGGAGCGACACTGGAAGTCCTGTATGATCGCATGAAGACAGCCGTTCTGGGAGAGGAGCCAGATGGCACTGTTCTTTTTAATCCTGCTCTTGTCGCTCTTCTGGACCATTATGGCGCTCAGCCGGATGCCTGCCAGCCCTACCGGGCCAAAACCAAGGGCAAGGTGGAGCGGCCATTTCGTTACATCCGGCAGGATTTCTTCCTTGGTCGTACGTTCCGCGATCTGGACGATCTTAATGCCCAGTTCACACGCTGGTGCAAGGAAATTGCCAATGCCCGTGTTCATGCCACCACCAACCGTGTGGTGGGCGAGGTCTTTGGAGAGGAACAGCCCGCTCTGATCCCTTTGCCAGCGCACCCTTATGATGCTGTTTTACTGGTGGAGCGGCGGGTCACGCGTGATGGCATGGTCTCCGTTGGAGGTAATCTTTATTCAGTGCCGGACACCGTTAAGAAACGGATGGTCGAAGTCCAGCATCACCCGCAAGAGGTGCGCATCTATGAAAACGGTCAGCTCATCGCCACCCATCCGGTCATGGAGGGAAAGAACCAGCGCCGGGTTGATCCATGCCATCGCAAGGCTCCTCCACGGGCAACACAGCGCCGTCGTCTGGCTGCGGAGCCAACCAAACACAGCGGTGTAAACCAACGCCCACTGGAGTTCTATGAAGCGGTAGGCCAACGACTTGCCAGTACTGGAGGTAAGCCATGA
- a CDS encoding SMI1/KNR4 family protein — MYKQLIISAEKTTKAIVSLAEEKNAVKFSGSFISFCLENDGAKFKDAEIETGSSQARQCCYGIREFIPIKKIGDLDVESWDPELIAFAEASGGNYFVFKKPDMTSVFFWDHETNLLELVSKSFEEFLDGITKADYSDLPEPENLKVWVNPAFLKKQKDMGNA; from the coding sequence ATGTATAAACAATTAATCATATCTGCTGAGAAAACCACAAAGGCAATAGTCTCGCTTGCAGAAGAAAAAAACGCGGTAAAATTTTCGGGATCTTTTATAAGTTTTTGCCTTGAAAATGATGGAGCAAAGTTTAAAGACGCTGAAATAGAAACTGGATCATCCCAAGCTCGGCAATGTTGCTATGGTATACGGGAATTTATTCCGATTAAGAAAATCGGCGACTTGGATGTTGAAAGTTGGGACCCAGAACTAATTGCATTCGCAGAGGCTTCCGGCGGGAATTATTTCGTTTTTAAAAAACCGGATATGACTTCAGTGTTTTTCTGGGACCATGAGACAAATTTATTAGAATTGGTTTCAAAGAGTTTTGAAGAATTTTTGGATGGTATAACAAAGGCAGATTACAGTGACTTACCTGAGCCAGAAAATCTTAAAGTTTGGGTGAACCCAGCTTTTTTGAAAAAACAGAAAGATATGGGGAACGCTTAA